AGCGAGCCTTTGCGTCGGGTTGTTCGCCACCGTGACCCAGCAGCTTGTGCCCTTCGCGGTGCATCTTGCCGAGCCGGGCGAGCGGGGCCGGGCACTCGGGATAGTCACCGGCGGCATCCTCGCAGGCATTTTGCTGGCGCGGACCTTCGCCGGTACGATTGCCGACCTTGCCGGCTGGCGCACGGTGTTCGCGGTAGCCGCCGGTCTAATGCTTGTCATTAGTGTGCTGCTCGCACTGAAGTTGCCGCGCGCGCGGCCGGGCACTGATCTGGGGTACCGCCAACTCCTCCAATCCCTGGCAACGCTGTTGGGGGAACATGAAATCCTGCGCAGGGCGGTGACAATCCAGGCGCTGATCTTCGCAGCCTTCATGGCCTTTTGGGCAAACCTCGCGCTGCTCCTTCAGGAACCACGGTTCGGGCTCGGACCGACGGCGGTCGGGCTGATCGCCCTCGTCGGTGTCGGCGGCGTGCTCGCAGCGCCGCTCGCCGGCCGCTTTTCTGACAGAAGAGGTCCTGCCATTGTCATTGCGACGGGCGCGGGCCTGGTGGTCGCCGCGTTTGCAATCCTCGGCCTTGTGCAGGGCTCGCTGACCGTCCTGGTGATCGCAGTGCTGGTGATGGACCTTGCCGTGCAGGCCTCGCAGGTCGCCAATCAGGCCCGTGTCTTTGCCATCGACCCGACGGCCCACAGCCGGCTCAATACGATCTTTATGGCCGCCATGATCTTCGGCGGCGCGTTGGGGGCCGGCGCGGGTGGTATCGCGTATTCGCTGTGGGGCTGGAGCGGGATCTGCGCATTCGGCGCCACCGCAGGTCTTTGTGCAGCAGCTCTTTCCGCAACCAGAACAACGGAGAAGACCAACGAGGATCGCGACGCTCGCTCTGTCCAGCACCAACGCTGAGGTCAGAAATCATCGTCAATAGTGCAACGTCGGCTCTTTTGCAGGTCAGCGCCACGTGCTCCTGTCGGTAAAGTTGCGACACCCCGCATCCGCCATCGACAAACTTCTCTCGCGGGATGCGGCCAAGGACCTTGCCGCACGTTTCGACGAGGAATGGCGAAGGAAGGCGCAGGAGTGGGTCAGCGTCGGCGCATAATAGAGCCAATTCAGCGACGCCGGAGTCGAGATATTTCGACGCTTGGCGTCGAAATGGCGCGCCACGGACGATGACGATGGGCACTAAGAATCGCGTCTTAAGGGGTGCATTCCAGGGCAGTCCAGCACTGTCACCGTAACTCCGTTCTGGATCTCTTGACGTGCGGACGCGCGCATGGAACCGTTCGCGCCTCGTGAGACGAGAGCCAAATTCATAATTTCCAAATCCATAATTTAAGGGCCTTACGCGTGAAATCCCCGCTGCATTTGACAATCGCCATCCTTGCTCTCGTTGCCTCGACGCCGGCTTGGGCGCTCAAGGGCCTTCCCGACTCTATTCAGTTGCCGCCAAGCGTGACGTTCAAGAATACGGATCGCAACGTGGATGTCGAAGAATTCGGCCAGGCCGAGTTTCTGATCGAGAAGAACGCCGAAGGCTTCGATCAGCGGATGGTGCAGCAGGGCAAGCACTATCAGAGCGTCTTGCACATGAGTCCCCGACCGAAGCCCGATGACAGCAACAAGACGTGGCAGGAGATCAAACCCTACTGGCTCAAGGCCGGCTGGCAGATCGTGCGCGAGTGGGAAAATGGCGCGACGCTCAAGCGACTTCAGGGCGGAGCGGAAATATGGGCGACGCTCAATGTCGCCAATGATTTCGACGAGATTCAACTCGATATCGTCGAAGTGGGCGGCTCGAAGGTCGCGTTGACCCTGCGGCCACCGGGCGGCACGCCGGAAAAAGTCGGCGACAAGGATGACTTTCCTTATCTTGCCCGCTTCCCGGGGACGACGCTGAAAGCGACCAGCCAGGATCCTTCGCCGCTCGATGTCACCGTGCCGCAGAAGGATCAGGAAAAAGTGCTGGCGGGAACCGGACAGGCCATCAAGACATATGGCTATCCTGCGAGCGTGTCCGTGCTGCAATTCATCACGGCCTACCGTGACGCGCTCGCCAAAGCCGGCTGGCAGA
This region of Bradyrhizobium sp. CCGUVB1N3 genomic DNA includes:
- a CDS encoding MFS transporter; the encoded protein is MKKMTRHSEPNYELLFAAASGFTVANNYLNQALLGLLAGDFGLSPAAVSTIPVVTQVGNAVGLILLAPLGDRFERRGLILTTLAALVVALVAAAIAPGFGWLVGASLCVGLFATVTQQLVPFAVHLAEPGERGRALGIVTGGILAGILLARTFAGTIADLAGWRTVFAVAAGLMLVISVLLALKLPRARPGTDLGYRQLLQSLATLLGEHEILRRAVTIQALIFAAFMAFWANLALLLQEPRFGLGPTAVGLIALVGVGGVLAAPLAGRFSDRRGPAIVIATGAGLVVAAFAILGLVQGSLTVLVIAVLVMDLAVQASQVANQARVFAIDPTAHSRLNTIFMAAMIFGGALGAGAGGIAYSLWGWSGICAFGATAGLCAAALSATRTTEKTNEDRDARSVQHQR
- a CDS encoding OmpA family protein; the protein is MKSPLHLTIAILALVASTPAWALKGLPDSIQLPPSVTFKNTDRNVDVEEFGQAEFLIEKNAEGFDQRMVQQGKHYQSVLHMSPRPKPDDSNKTWQEIKPYWLKAGWQIVREWENGATLKRLQGGAEIWATLNVANDFDEIQLDIVEVGGSKVALTLRPPGGTPEKVGDKDDFPYLARFPGTTLKATSQDPSPLDVTVPQKDQEKVLAGTGQAIKTYGYPASVSVLQFITAYRDALAKAGWQILFQSQGLNQSDGILLARYAQGGRDIWVSMHMGAGEIGVAVADAGADDLAARLDRDCHVPLYGVHFDFNKATLREESEPLLNRVLTTLKGQPKLMVELQGHTDNVGSDDYNLKLSGARALAVMQWLVAHGTETSRVSTQGYGKSRPVASNDSDEGRAKNRRVELARKGCQR